The following coding sequences are from one Odontesthes bonariensis isolate fOdoBon6 chromosome 10, fOdoBon6.hap1, whole genome shotgun sequence window:
- the LOC142390301 gene encoding kelch repeat and BTB domain-containing protein 12-like codes for METGGELSAQGEHGSLLLRQLERMRAAKELTDVVLLAEGIPFPCHKVVLSAFSPYFQAMFTCGLRETRGGEVPLRDTPAQSLELLLDYMYRAELPLSNNNIQGVAAAAFLLHVDGAFRLCQSHMEACMDPSNCIGLYHWARDLGATGLADCALKYLCQHFAQVCEEEEVLELDAQSLGDLLGSDNLNISQEGVVLELVLRWIERRRGDTQSEAQAAELLRRVRLELVDPGFLQKARRRNPVLLQDAECFGMTDAALQTSGLCETSAPPRPPLRYGMETTDLLLCLGGVNTEGVPSRRGGLADLSFCFSPRGRKNYYISSPLRGCEGVAQITAGAVTRDNNIVVAVEAEDQRRMKRVDIFRYSNSEENSWVELCSAPYRDMYALGLVGESLYLIGGQMKVRNHYMITDSVDRWSLKRGGSWLSFAPLPLPLACHSAVSLKEHIYVLGGWTPQYQPDDEPDKLSNRVFHYDPGKDRWTECARMKYSRYRCGTAVLNGEIYILGGIGCDGEDHGQSRCCLSSVEVYNPDTDTWRTGPTLPTSLLSLRSNASNTGVVEGRLYLCGYYKGAGRHEIITKEILELDPANNVWTVVERRAAMQDSYDVCLVANLNPRDLFTP; via the exons atggagactGGGGGGGAGCTCTCTGCTCAGGGAGAACACGGCTCACTTCTTCTCAGGCAGCTGGAGAGAATGAGAGCAGCCAAGGAACTGACCGATGTggtgctgctggctgaagggATTCCCTTTCCTTGCCACAAGGTGGTGCTGTCCGCATTCAGCCCTTACTTCCAG GCCATGTTTACATGTGGTTTAAGGGAGACCCGAGGGGGAGAGGTGCCTCTCAGGGACACACCGGCCCAGAGCCTGGAACTGTTACTGGACTACATGTACCGCGCTGAACTTCCCCTTTCCAACAACAATATACAGGGAGTGGCTGCTGCTGCCTTCTTGCTCCATGTAGACGGAGCTTTTAG GTTGTGTCAGAGTCACATGGAGGCTTGCATGGACCCATCAAACTGTATCGGTCTGTACCACTGGGCCAGAGATCTTGGGGCTACTGGTCTCGCTGACTGTGCCTTGAAATACCTCTGTCAACACTTTGCACAG GTTTGTGAGGAAGAAGAAGTGTTGGAGTTGGATGCCCAAAGTCTTGGGGATCTGTTGGGTTCAGATAACCTCAACATATCGCAGGAAGGGGTTGTGCTGGAACTGGTGCTGCGTTGGATTGAGAGGCGCAGGGGTGACACGCAGAGCGAAGCCCAGGCTGCGGAGTTACTCAGGCGTGTACGGCTGGAGCTTGTGGACCCTGGATTTCTCCAGAAAGCAAGAAGGAGAAACCCT GTGCTGCTACAGGATGCAGAGTGCTTTGGGATGACTGATGCTGCTCTGCAGACCTCAGGTCTCTGTGAGACATCAGCTCCACCTCGCCCGCCACTTCGATATGGCATGGAAACTACTGACTTGCTGCTCTGTTTGGGTGGAGTAAATACAGAGGGTGTGCCATCTCGACGTGGGGGACTTGCTGACCTCAGTTTTTGCTTTTCCCCTCGTGGCAGAAAAAATTACTACatctcctctccactgagaggCTGTGAAGGTGTGGCGCAGATCACAGCAGGGGCAGTGACCCGAGATAACAACATAGTGGTGGCCGTAGAGGCAGAAGATCAACGCAGAATGAAGAGGGTTGATATCTTCAG GTACAGTAACTCAGAGGAGAACAGCTGGGTGGAGTTGTGTTCAGCACCCTACAGGGACATGTATGCGTTAGGGCTTGTAGGGGAGTCCCTTTATTTGATTGGTGGTCAGATGAAAGTGCGTAATCACTATATGATTACTGACAGTGTGGACAGATGGTCACTGAAGAGAGGAGGTAGCTGGCTGAGCTTCGCTCCTCTACCACTTCCTTTAGCCTGCCACTCTGCTGTGAGCCTGAAGGAGCATATCTACGTTCTGGGGGGTTGGACTCCACAG TATCAGCCAGATGACGAGCCTGACAAGCTGAGTAACAGAGTGTTTCATTATGACCCTGGCAAAGACAGGTGGACAGAGTGTGCCAGGATGAAATACTCCAGGTACCGCTGTGGCACAGCTGTCCTAAATGGAGAAATCTACATATTAG gTGGTATAGGGTGTGATGGAGAGGACCACGGACAATCACGTTGCTGTCTGAGCTCTGTGGAGGTCTACAATCCAGATACAGACACCTGGAGGACAGGACCGACGCTCCCCACATCCCTACTTTCCCTTCGAAGCAACGCCTCCAACACAGGAGTGGTAGAGGGAAGGCTCTACCTCTGTGGATACTACAAGGGGGCCG GCCGTCATGAGATCATCACCAAGGAGATCTTGGAATTGGACCCTGCAAACAATGTGTGGACGGTGGTGGAGAGACGAGCAGCCATGCAGGACAGCTATGATGTCTGCCTAGTTGCTAATCTAAATCCTCGAGACCTTTTCACACCCTAA